Part of the Musa acuminata AAA Group cultivar baxijiao chromosome BXJ2-7, Cavendish_Baxijiao_AAA, whole genome shotgun sequence genome is shown below.
CAAACAAGGCATGCCACTGTTCTCTGTCTTCTTACACCGCTTATGATGGGATTGTCCACTCTCACGCACGGTTCAGGTGAGTTGATCATGCAATACACCGACGTGCAGGTTTTTGTTTCAGGGAATCAGAATATAACAAGTAGGATATCATTTATATCGATGGGTTGTTGTGACAAGTCAAAAACTGGCATGTAATGCGACCTTTTACTTCTTTTTGGCTTATAACTCAAGTCGTCGGAGAGACACTATTGATGGCATCCCAATTGATCGTCTGCCGCAGACTTGTCGCTCGCCATTTGTTGATACAAATCCTCAAGAACTACATATACGTCCTCCGCGCCGGGAGGCAACGTGCCTGCCGCTGAGAATGCATAGAATTTGTTCTTCATCTCTATCCAACTCTGCCCCGGAGTTTTCTTCAGACCTTTTGTTTTTGTCATCACTCTCACCCTCGCCGCGTCCTCCCACCTGCCGCAAGCCGCATAGAGATTAGAGAGCAACATGTAGTTCCCGGTGGCCTGGCCTTCAAGGCCCAACACCTGAGCCACTGCGTCTTCAGCCACCACCGTGCCACCACATATTCTGCAAGAGTTCAGCAAGGCTCCCCAGACACAAGCATTGGGCTTCGTCGGCATGCTTTCCATAAGCTCAATCGCTTCTCTTAGCAACCCGGCTCGTCCAAGAAGGTCCACCAAGCAAGAGTAGTGCTCCATGCACCGTGTAATTCCATACTCGATCACCATCCGATCGAAGAGACTGCGGCCCTCTGAAACGCGCCCGGCATGACTGCATGCGGACAGAATCGCTATGAAAGTAATGCCGTCAGGGTTGCAACCAGCTCCGGTCATGGCATCAAAAGTTCCGAGAGCTTCATCACATAATCCATGCATCCCATAACCAGCGATCATCGAGTTCCACGAGATTAAATCCTTATCCACTATTTTGTCGAACACTGCGCACCCATCCTTCAGGCTACCACACTTTGTATACATGTTGAGAAGCCCATTTCCTACCAGGAGACTACCATGCAAGAAGCCTCTGATAATATGAGCGTGGATCTCCCTACCTAAACGCAATGCTGATACCTCTGCACAGGCTGATAGCACGGTGGCGACCGTGATCGAGTTGGGCTTCACTCCGGCTCTCTGCATCTGCCTGAAGAGGTCCACAGACTGCTCCAACATTCCAGTCGATGCAAAACCACCTATCACAGCACTCCAACTGACCACATCTGGTGTGACGTCTCCTGTGTTCTCCATTTCGACCAAGATCTCATGAGCCTCATTGCAGAAACCACCAGCTGCATAGCTTGAGATCAATGCATTCCAGCTCACCAGATTCCGCGTCTCCATCTCATGAAACAACCTTGTAGCTTCCTCTCTACTGCCAAGTTTCCCGTACATGCAAACGAGGGAGTTGGTGACAAA
Proteins encoded:
- the LOC135617145 gene encoding putative pentatricopeptide repeat-containing protein At1g17630; protein product: MLSRLGSCFPHHLRPITPLRSHVFLLSCSSGGDPSSSSSFDALFRRCSNPLQAKQIHAQLLSSGRHHQLSPFLSARLVSVYSRFGLLAEALSVFDASSDHHRSSLLWNSILRATLADGRPGDALSLYLRMRALGALPDGFTFPLAIRACSAVRNPRLCFSIHSHAACMGFQSHLHVANELILMYGNLGQMDAVRKVFDAMPSRNAFSWNNLISGYSLNCDCEAARDAFRQMESTGLEPNPVTWTALLSAHARCQQHGEVLAMFDEMRTRGVKSTAEAVAVALSVCPYVCSAALQKGKAIHGFAISCGFGGYPFVTNSLVCMYGKLGSREEATRLFHEMETRNLVSWNALISSYAAGGFCNEAHEILVEMENTGDVTPDVVSWSAVIGGFASTGMLEQSVDLFRQMQRAGVKPNSITVATVLSACAEVSALRLGREIHAHIIRGFLHGSLLVGNGLLNMYTKCGSLKDGCAVFDKIVDKDLISWNSMIAGYGMHGLCDEALGTFDAMTGAGCNPDGITFIAILSACSHAGRVSEGRSLFDRMVIEYGITRCMEHYSCLVDLLGRAGLLREAIELMESMPTKPNACVWGALLNSCRICGGTVVAEDAVAQVLGLEGQATGNYMLLSNLYAACGRWEDAARVRVMTKTKGLKKTPGQSWIEMKNKFYAFSAAGTLPPGAEDVYVVLEDLYQQMASDKSAADDQLGCHQ